Proteins from one Listeria innocua genomic window:
- a CDS encoding phage tail protein, producing MDYLIIQSMDREVEEILTDIDYGSFSYDYEKNTSRSISFTVNKTKQNADVFNLVGNEAILTYQGQQFVIKKCTPKAVGKTISKQITAQHISYTVQDHVQYNVKTGRKKYSIQTVMEFALKDNELGFSHEIQGSFPLAELEDLGNKNGLELVNLCLEEFGAILFADNKKLYFYDEASWYLKTEKQLRYLYNTEDVSVDTNTDNLKTEIKCYGKQKENADKLTGDNKYMAVVTYTSPNVSIYGKRMANSKTDDKITNNNDLLIFAKKQILDVPETSLTITYRGDEAVTERDIWYFIHEPMGFETEVKVTRIKSAHPWSKKFQEIGFSNSRRDMVRIQTQIANQVKKASVDTNKINSFSSIAMNAYDSRILTEVVGVVDGD from the coding sequence ATGGACTATTTGATCATTCAAAGTATGGATAGAGAAGTAGAAGAGATTTTAACAGATATTGATTATGGCTCTTTTTCTTATGACTATGAAAAAAACACGAGTCGTTCCATCTCGTTTACAGTTAATAAAACAAAACAAAATGCTGATGTATTCAATCTGGTTGGAAATGAGGCAATTCTAACCTATCAAGGTCAACAATTTGTCATAAAAAAATGTACTCCTAAGGCCGTTGGAAAAACGATTTCTAAACAAATAACTGCCCAGCATATAAGTTATACAGTGCAAGATCATGTTCAGTATAACGTGAAAACGGGACGAAAAAAATATTCGATTCAGACGGTAATGGAATTTGCGCTAAAAGACAATGAGCTAGGATTTTCTCATGAAATACAAGGTAGTTTTCCATTAGCGGAGTTAGAAGATTTAGGAAATAAAAATGGATTAGAATTAGTGAATTTATGTTTGGAAGAATTTGGAGCAATACTATTTGCGGATAATAAGAAACTTTATTTTTATGATGAAGCGAGTTGGTATTTGAAAACAGAGAAGCAATTACGCTATTTATACAATACAGAAGATGTTTCAGTGGATACAAATACTGATAATTTAAAAACAGAGATAAAATGTTATGGCAAACAAAAAGAAAATGCCGACAAGCTAACGGGTGATAATAAATATATGGCGGTTGTTACTTATACTTCGCCCAACGTATCTATTTATGGAAAACGAATGGCTAATTCAAAAACCGACGATAAAATTACGAATAATAACGACTTATTGATTTTTGCCAAAAAACAGATTCTGGATGTTCCGGAAACCTCTTTAACGATTACTTATAGAGGAGATGAAGCAGTTACAGAACGAGATATTTGGTACTTTATTCATGAACCAATGGGATTTGAAACGGAAGTGAAGGTTACGAGAATTAAATCAGCTCATCCGTGGAGTAAGAAATTTCAAGAAATCGGTTTTAGTAATTCGCGGCGTGATATGGTACGAATTCAGACTCAAATTGCAAATCAAGTGAAAAAGGCTAGCGTAGATACAAATAAGATTAATTCGTTTTCAAGCATCGCAATGAATGCATATGATTCGCGGATTTTAACGGAAGTAGTAGGTGTTGTAGATGGCGACTGA
- a CDS encoding phage holin family protein, whose product MEIILKIGILGFGAVFGYLFGEVDLLVKVLVCFIVADYISGLLASGYLGELSSKMGFKGIAKKIAILILVAIAHQIDLILGTHNTTRDAVIFFYLANELISILENFVRMGMKVPEVLKNLILIFDAKSGDEEEKHDKDMD is encoded by the coding sequence ATGGAAATCATACTAAAAATTGGGATTTTAGGTTTTGGCGCGGTATTTGGATACTTGTTTGGGGAAGTGGATTTATTGGTAAAAGTGCTGGTGTGCTTTATTGTAGCTGACTATATTTCTGGGCTACTCGCTTCAGGGTATCTGGGGGAACTTAGCAGCAAAATGGGTTTCAAGGGAATCGCGAAAAAAATTGCTATCTTGATTTTAGTGGCTATTGCGCATCAAATAGATTTGATTCTGGGAACGCATAATACGACGCGGGATGCGGTTATCTTTTTCTATTTGGCGAATGAGCTGATTTCTATATTGGAAAATTTCGTTCGAATGGGAATGAAGGTCCCGGAAGTATTGAAAAATTTAATTTTGATTTTCGATGCGAAATCAGGGGACGAGGAGGAAAAGCATGACAAAGATATGGATTGA
- a CDS encoding N-acetylmuramoyl-L-alanine amidase gives MTKIWIDAGHGGKDSGATGNGLVEKNWVLSVANQLQSELVKAGFEVGMTRTNDTFYELSDRAKKANSFKADLFISIHFNAGGGKGFEDYIYTSTPAGTVESQKIIHKNIIAKITKHGMRDRGMKRANFAVLRETAMDAILLEAGFCDSSDATILAKKAYQTDFCAGIISGVQELFGTPVTKYRAGKYLTSNDAISGKNIKGYLEAGTKVFVYKETAKTLNLTTTKGVPGSWVLKTEVNTGKR, from the coding sequence ATGACAAAGATATGGATTGATGCCGGTCATGGCGGCAAGGATTCAGGGGCGACTGGTAACGGACTTGTTGAAAAAAATTGGGTACTATCAGTTGCGAATCAGCTTCAATCAGAATTAGTAAAAGCTGGTTTTGAAGTAGGTATGACTCGAACAAATGATACATTTTATGAATTAAGTGACCGAGCTAAGAAAGCAAATAGTTTTAAGGCCGACTTATTTATTTCGATTCATTTTAATGCTGGTGGTGGCAAAGGCTTTGAAGATTACATTTATACATCAACACCAGCTGGGACAGTAGAATCACAGAAAATAATTCACAAAAATATTATCGCTAAAATTACCAAACATGGTATGCGTGATCGTGGAATGAAACGAGCTAATTTTGCTGTGCTGCGAGAAACGGCAATGGATGCAATTTTGCTGGAGGCAGGTTTTTGTGACAGCAGTGATGCAACTATACTTGCAAAAAAAGCATATCAAACGGATTTTTGTGCAGGAATTATCTCAGGAGTACAAGAGCTTTTTGGTACTCCCGTAACGAAATATCGAGCAGGGAAATATTTGACAAGTAATGATGCTATTTCAGGCAAAAATATTAAAGGTTATTTAGAAGCCGGGACAAAAGTTTTTGTTTATAAAGAAACAGCAAAAACACTCAACCTAACTACTACAAAAGGAGTTCCGGGAAGCTGGGTTCTAAAAACGGAAGTAAATACGGGTAAAAGATAA
- a CDS encoding bifunctional metallophosphatase/5'-nucleotidase, translated as MKVNKFFKKTTHVLLVAGLTIGLTVPFTGTTAQAAADTVPIQILGINDFHGALETASKDASGSPIGGADYLATNLDNATSSFLQANPGTTTDNAIRVQAGDMVGASPAVSGLLQDEPTMKVLQKMNFEVGTLGNHEFDEGLPEYKRILDGVSTNKFGPIVEAYPRVKSDMKIVAANVVNKGTNTVAEGFLPYYVKEIDGVKVGFIGIVTTEIPNLVLANHIKDYDFLDEAETIVKYSAELRGQGVNAIVVLSHVPALSTGNPNTGTKQDVAGEAANMMTKANQLDPNNSVDLVLAGHNHQYTNGLVGKTRIVQSYNNGKAFSDVTGELDKTTGDFVSPPDAKITYNSRSVTPNADITAVTEDAKSRIEGVINETIGLANKDVISRDTNPDNKAIDDKESELGNMITDAQRYMANKAGADVDFAMTNNGGIRSDLTTRLANGQNEITWGAAQAVQPFGNILQVVEMTGADILEALNQQYLSNQTYFLQISGLKYTFTDTDDLDHAYKVASVTTEDGTPLKADQKYKVVINDFLFGGGDGFSAFKKANLVTAIDPDTETFINYIKDQKAAGKVITAQKEGRKVYKSQAEIDKETEDAAIKAIKDATKINKLAEKDKNLTGTTLPGATVSVQKATANARMALAAGPNATADANGKFSVDVTSLNLKKGDQVTTTITDINGYSTTFQATVQEATSTTPPDNGNGNGGTDNGNGNNGGTDGNSGTDNGNGSGNTGGTTTTEDPTTSTPNTSNSGTSSNTSLPTTGDTAGLATVFGVILTATALYTLRKRS; from the coding sequence GTGAAAGTGAACAAATTTTTCAAGAAAACCACACATGTTTTACTCGTAGCAGGGCTCACAATCGGACTTACTGTACCATTCACCGGGACAACAGCACAAGCAGCAGCAGATACCGTTCCCATTCAAATTTTGGGAATAAATGATTTCCACGGAGCGCTTGAAACAGCCTCTAAAGATGCATCGGGCTCACCAATTGGCGGCGCGGATTACTTAGCTACTAACTTGGACAACGCTACTAGCTCATTTTTACAAGCTAATCCTGGAACTACAACTGACAATGCCATTCGTGTCCAAGCGGGCGACATGGTCGGCGCAAGCCCAGCAGTATCAGGTTTACTTCAAGACGAGCCAACAATGAAAGTTCTCCAAAAAATGAATTTCGAAGTCGGCACATTAGGTAACCATGAGTTTGATGAAGGATTACCTGAATACAAACGAATTTTGGACGGAGTTTCTACAAACAAATTCGGACCAATCGTAGAAGCTTATCCACGCGTTAAAAGTGACATGAAAATCGTCGCAGCTAACGTGGTCAACAAAGGAACAAACACAGTCGCAGAAGGCTTTTTACCATACTATGTAAAAGAAATTGATGGTGTCAAAGTTGGCTTCATCGGTATCGTTACAACAGAAATTCCTAATTTAGTTCTTGCAAATCATATTAAAGACTACGATTTCCTTGATGAAGCAGAAACAATCGTTAAATACTCTGCTGAACTTAGAGGCCAAGGCGTTAACGCAATCGTTGTTCTATCCCACGTTCCAGCACTTTCCACTGGGAACCCAAACACTGGAACAAAACAAGATGTAGCCGGGGAAGCTGCGAATATGATGACCAAAGCAAACCAATTAGACCCAAACAACTCGGTCGATTTAGTCCTTGCAGGGCACAATCACCAATACACAAACGGATTAGTTGGAAAAACTCGTATCGTCCAAAGTTACAACAATGGTAAAGCTTTTTCAGATGTAACTGGCGAACTTGATAAAACAACTGGCGATTTCGTTTCACCACCTGACGCTAAAATTACATATAACTCGAGAAGCGTCACACCAAATGCCGATATTACCGCAGTAACCGAAGATGCGAAAAGCCGCATTGAAGGTGTTATTAACGAAACTATCGGACTAGCAAACAAAGACGTTATTTCTCGTGACACAAATCCAGACAACAAAGCAATTGATGATAAAGAATCTGAGCTTGGTAACATGATTACGGATGCGCAACGTTACATGGCAAACAAAGCCGGCGCCGATGTCGACTTTGCTATGACTAACAACGGCGGAATCCGTTCTGATCTTACTACTCGTCTTGCAAATGGTCAAAACGAAATCACATGGGGCGCGGCACAAGCTGTTCAACCATTTGGTAACATTCTTCAAGTAGTCGAAATGACGGGCGCTGATATTTTGGAAGCTCTAAACCAACAATATTTAAGCAACCAAACTTATTTCCTACAAATTTCTGGATTAAAATATACTTTCACAGATACAGATGATCTAGACCATGCTTACAAAGTTGCGAGCGTTACAACAGAAGACGGCACTCCTTTAAAAGCCGACCAAAAATATAAAGTCGTAATCAATGACTTCCTATTTGGCGGTGGCGATGGATTCTCAGCCTTCAAAAAAGCAAATCTAGTAACTGCAATCGATCCAGATACAGAAACATTCATCAACTACATTAAAGACCAAAAAGCTGCCGGAAAAGTCATTACAGCTCAAAAAGAAGGACGTAAAGTCTACAAATCCCAAGCTGAAATCGACAAAGAAACTGAAGATGCAGCTATCAAAGCAATCAAAGACGCAACAAAAATCAATAAATTAGCTGAAAAAGACAAAAATCTAACTGGAACTACTTTACCAGGTGCTACTGTCTCTGTTCAAAAAGCAACTGCTAATGCAAGAATGGCGCTTGCTGCCGGACCTAACGCAACAGCTGATGCAAACGGTAAGTTCTCCGTAGATGTTACTTCTTTAAACCTTAAAAAAGGCGACCAAGTAACAACAACAATCACTGACATAAACGGCTACAGCACAACTTTCCAAGCAACTGTTCAAGAAGCAACTTCAACTACCCCTCCAGATAATGGAAACGGTAATGGCGGAACGGACAATGGCAACGGAAATAACGGCGGAACTGATGGAAATAGTGGTACAGATAACGGTAATGGCTCCGGAAATACTGGCGGAACTACAACTACCGAAGACCCAACAACCTCCACACCAAATACATCTAACTCAGGGACATCTTCCAACACTTCCCTACCAACAACTGGTGACACAGCTGGACTTGCAACTGTGTTTGGAGTTATTTTAACAGCTACCGCGCTTTATACTTTGCGTAAGAGAAGTTAA
- a CDS encoding EAL domain-containing protein, producing the protein MDISSTEIWDAIRRNSFLLYYQPKVDAKTNELIGFEGLIRLKTATAILAPADFFEDIALLNATREMQDFVAETAIEQINQLGGRFSISINIPAHYVVSSNYMTFLYDYVKEHLKYPECLEIEIIERGEITELAVADKNLRKIKKLGVTVSMDDFGKGYSSLAYLRSLPIDIVKTDMSFIALLKTDRKQQIIIQAIVNLCHDLGGKVVTEGVEDIEQVKTLREMKVDYFQGYYFSRPLPMKEIKEKYSIV; encoded by the coding sequence ATGGATATCTCTAGTACGGAAATTTGGGATGCGATTAGAAGAAATAGTTTCTTACTGTATTATCAACCAAAAGTAGATGCCAAAACGAATGAGCTTATCGGATTTGAAGGTTTAATTCGACTAAAAACAGCGACGGCGATTCTAGCTCCAGCGGATTTCTTTGAAGATATTGCCCTTTTAAATGCTACGCGAGAAATGCAGGATTTTGTGGCTGAAACAGCAATTGAACAAATTAATCAGCTAGGGGGACGTTTTTCGATTTCGATTAATATTCCGGCACATTATGTTGTAAGTAGTAATTATATGACTTTTTTATATGATTATGTGAAAGAACATTTAAAGTATCCGGAGTGCTTAGAAATAGAAATTATCGAACGGGGCGAAATTACGGAGCTAGCTGTTGCAGATAAAAACTTACGTAAAATTAAAAAACTCGGCGTCACAGTGAGCATGGATGATTTTGGAAAAGGCTACAGCTCGCTGGCATATTTGCGCAGTTTACCAATTGATATTGTAAAAACGGATATGTCATTTATTGCTCTTTTAAAAACGGATCGAAAGCAACAAATTATTATTCAAGCAATTGTTAATTTATGTCATGATTTAGGTGGGAAAGTCGTTACAGAAGGCGTAGAAGACATCGAACAAGTGAAGACACTGCGCGAAATGAAAGTGGATTATTTCCAAGGCTATTATTTTAGTCGACCACTACCAATGAAAGAAATTAAAGAAAAATATTCGATTGTCTGA
- a CDS encoding IMP dehydrogenase, with the protein MAFYFEEPSRTFSEFLLVPGYSSAECVPTNVSLKTPIVKFKKGEESAITMNIPLVSAIMQAVSDDNMGIALAKEGGVSFVFGSQSIESEAAMVSRVKNHKAGFVISDSNISPDKTLQDILDLKEKTGHSTVAVTEDGTAHGKLLGIVTSRDYRVTRMSPDEKVADFMTPFEKLVTAKKSTTLKEANNIIWDHKLNALPLVDDNEHLVHMVFRKDYDSNKENKLELLDSSKRYVVGAGINTRDYEERVPALVEAGADILCIDSSEGYSEWQKRTLDYVRGKYGDTVKVGAGNVVDRDGFRYLAEAGADFVKVGVGGGSICITREQKGIGRGQATALIDVAKARDEYFEETGVYIPICSDGGIVYDYHMTLALAMGADFIMLGRYFSRFDESPTNKVNLNGTYMKEYWGEGANRARNWQRYDLGGDKKLSFEEGVDSYVPYAGSLKDNVAISLSKVRSTMCNCGALNIPELQQKAKITLVSSTSIVEGGAHDVVVKDASNNLIK; encoded by the coding sequence ATGGCATTTTATTTTGAAGAACCGTCCCGCACATTTAGTGAGTTTTTACTAGTTCCAGGCTACTCGTCCGCTGAATGTGTACCAACAAACGTTAGCTTAAAAACACCGATTGTAAAATTTAAAAAAGGGGAAGAATCTGCTATCACAATGAACATTCCGCTTGTTTCCGCAATTATGCAAGCTGTTTCTGATGATAACATGGGAATCGCTCTCGCTAAAGAAGGCGGCGTATCCTTCGTTTTCGGATCTCAATCAATCGAAAGTGAAGCTGCAATGGTTTCTCGCGTGAAAAATCATAAGGCTGGTTTCGTCATTAGCGATTCTAATATCAGCCCAGATAAAACCCTCCAAGACATTCTTGATTTAAAAGAAAAAACTGGTCATTCTACAGTTGCAGTTACAGAAGACGGCACAGCGCACGGTAAATTACTTGGAATCGTGACAAGTCGCGACTACCGAGTGACGCGTATGAGTCCTGATGAAAAAGTAGCAGATTTCATGACGCCTTTTGAAAAACTAGTTACTGCTAAAAAATCGACCACTTTAAAAGAAGCTAACAACATTATTTGGGACCACAAATTAAATGCCCTGCCACTTGTAGACGATAACGAACACTTGGTTCACATGGTGTTCCGCAAAGACTACGACTCAAATAAAGAAAATAAATTAGAATTACTTGATTCCTCCAAACGTTATGTAGTTGGAGCTGGAATTAACACACGCGACTATGAAGAACGTGTTCCCGCTCTAGTAGAAGCTGGCGCAGATATTTTGTGTATCGATTCCTCTGAAGGTTACTCCGAATGGCAAAAACGCACACTTGACTATGTTCGCGGTAAATACGGCGATACAGTCAAAGTCGGCGCAGGGAATGTTGTTGACCGAGATGGCTTCCGTTATCTTGCAGAAGCTGGCGCAGATTTCGTTAAAGTTGGCGTTGGTGGTGGCTCCATCTGTATCACACGTGAACAAAAAGGTATCGGCCGCGGACAAGCAACCGCCCTAATTGATGTTGCTAAAGCTCGCGATGAATATTTTGAAGAAACAGGTGTATATATTCCGATTTGTTCCGATGGCGGCATTGTTTATGATTACCATATGACGCTAGCTCTAGCAATGGGCGCTGACTTTATCATGCTTGGTCGTTATTTCTCTCGTTTTGATGAAAGTCCTACTAACAAAGTGAATTTAAATGGCACATATATGAAAGAATATTGGGGCGAAGGAGCTAACCGCGCGCGTAACTGGCAACGTTATGACCTTGGCGGCGACAAGAAATTATCTTTTGAAGAAGGCGTAGATTCTTATGTTCCTTACGCTGGTTCCTTGAAAGACAATGTTGCTATCAGCCTTAGCAAAGTCCGCTCTACTATGTGTAACTGCGGCGCGCTAAATATCCCTGAATTACAACAAAAAGCAAAAATCACGCTTGTTTCTTCTACTTCTATCGTAGAAGGCGGCGCGCATGACGTTGTTGTAAAAGATGCTTCAAACAATTTAATCAAATAA
- a CDS encoding (4Fe-4S)-binding protein, translating into MEEETLLEQGYRKYRGADVDIYFNTNICAHSGNCVKGNAELFNLDRKPWIMPDNVPKEEAKRVIHTCPSGALQYIEK; encoded by the coding sequence ATGGAAGAAGAAACATTATTAGAACAAGGCTACCGTAAGTATCGCGGGGCAGATGTAGATATTTATTTTAATACGAATATTTGTGCACATTCCGGTAATTGTGTAAAAGGTAACGCAGAACTTTTTAATTTGGATAGAAAACCATGGATTATGCCAGATAACGTACCAAAAGAAGAGGCAAAACGGGTGATTCATACTTGCCCAAGTGGAGCACTTCAGTATATAGAGAAATAG
- a CDS encoding GNAT family N-acetyltransferase yields MEYKNGENRIYAVNDEGVEVGEVTFVPTGEDMFIIDHTGVDDAARGQGIAQELVKRAVEKAKTEGKKIVPLCPFAKAEFAKKPEYQEVQAAK; encoded by the coding sequence ATGGAATATAAAAACGGTGAAAATAGAATTTATGCGGTAAATGATGAAGGTGTCGAGGTTGGTGAAGTGACTTTTGTGCCAACTGGGGAAGATATGTTTATTATTGACCACACAGGCGTTGATGATGCGGCTCGAGGTCAGGGGATAGCGCAAGAACTTGTAAAACGTGCGGTCGAAAAAGCGAAAACAGAAGGAAAGAAAATTGTTCCGCTTTGTCCGTTTGCGAAAGCAGAATTTGCTAAGAAGCCGGAATATCAAGAAGTACAAGCTGCAAAATAA
- a CDS encoding ABC transporter substrate-binding protein → MKKFLLVAVISVFALVLTACGGSGASSDKANGSGKAKDGGSLIIGVTGDPEVINPNYASDRVTLTIQQAVYAPLFWEVDGKPALAKSLDISDDNLTYTVKLKDGLTWHDGKPLTADDVVFTVNSILDTKQNSPNRGNFVFDDKPVKVEAVDDTTVKFTLPTVAPAFENTIKTFFPIPKHIFEGVENIEKSDKNKNPIGSGPYKFVEYKTGEYVSLERFNDYFDGKPKLDKVTFRITKDQNAANLALQNGEINLKSIQPSDRKKVEKASAVNIITYPENRLSYATFNENQPALKSKELRQALSYALDREEIIDAAYGSDEYAKPASSFLTENTKYFTDKVETYDQDIAKAKKLVKESGFDTSQKLTVYYLNNSKSQESIALYLQQQYKEIGVTLDLKPTDPNALSNITLDRKNADYSIALNGYIMGNDPDAYKSLYLSDAPYNYSNYHNKDLDALWEKGAVTADDKERQEIYEKIQNTIADDAVIYPISYDNAVLALDSRYGGQKAATPQPVTMFRDLSKLYLTE, encoded by the coding sequence ATGAAGAAATTTTTATTAGTAGCGGTTATCTCGGTTTTTGCCTTGGTGTTAACGGCTTGCGGAGGCTCTGGCGCTAGTTCAGACAAAGCAAACGGTTCAGGCAAAGCGAAAGACGGCGGCTCTCTAATTATCGGTGTTACTGGAGATCCAGAAGTTATCAATCCGAACTACGCTTCTGATCGTGTAACATTAACGATTCAACAAGCTGTATACGCACCGCTATTTTGGGAAGTTGACGGGAAACCGGCACTTGCAAAAAGCTTAGATATTTCAGACGACAACTTAACTTACACTGTGAAACTAAAAGATGGTTTAACTTGGCATGACGGCAAACCTTTGACTGCAGATGACGTAGTATTTACTGTAAATTCTATTTTAGATACAAAACAAAACAGCCCGAACCGCGGCAACTTTGTTTTTGATGATAAACCTGTAAAAGTAGAAGCAGTGGACGATACAACGGTGAAATTCACTTTACCAACTGTTGCTCCAGCCTTTGAAAATACAATTAAAACATTCTTCCCAATTCCAAAACACATTTTTGAAGGGGTAGAAAACATCGAGAAAAGTGATAAAAACAAAAATCCAATCGGCTCAGGTCCGTACAAGTTTGTTGAATACAAAACAGGCGAATATGTTTCCCTAGAACGATTCAACGACTATTTTGACGGCAAACCAAAATTGGATAAAGTTACTTTCCGAATCACAAAAGATCAAAACGCAGCTAATTTAGCCTTACAAAATGGCGAAATCAACTTAAAATCGATTCAACCTTCTGATAGAAAAAAAGTAGAAAAAGCGAGCGCGGTAAACATTATCACTTACCCGGAAAATCGCTTAAGCTATGCAACATTCAACGAAAACCAACCAGCACTTAAATCAAAAGAACTTCGCCAAGCCCTTTCGTATGCGCTTGACCGTGAAGAAATCATTGATGCGGCTTACGGTTCAGATGAATACGCAAAACCAGCTTCTTCGTTCCTAACAGAAAACACGAAATACTTCACGGATAAAGTAGAAACATACGATCAAGACATTGCCAAAGCGAAAAAATTAGTAAAAGAAAGTGGTTTTGATACAAGCCAAAAACTAACTGTTTACTATTTAAACAACAGTAAATCACAAGAAAGTATCGCGCTTTACTTACAACAACAATACAAAGAAATCGGCGTGACACTTGACTTGAAACCAACAGATCCAAATGCACTAAGCAACATCACACTTGACCGCAAAAACGCAGACTACTCTATCGCACTAAATGGTTATATCATGGGGAACGATCCTGATGCATATAAATCTCTATACCTAAGCGATGCGCCATACAACTATTCAAACTACCACAACAAAGACCTAGATGCGCTTTGGGAAAAAGGTGCTGTAACTGCGGACGATAAAGAACGTCAAGAAATCTATGAAAAAATCCAAAACACCATTGCTGACGATGCTGTAATTTATCCAATTTCTTATGATAATGCAGTGCTAGCTCTTGATAGCCGTTACGGTGGTCAAAAAGCTGCAACACCACAACCAGTAACAATGTTCCGTGATCTTTCTAAACTATATTTAACGGAATAA
- a CDS encoding ABC transporter permease, producing MLKTIIKRVLQIIPMLFIISIISFALIKLAPGDPVNSFVTPDMNPDDVERIRQSLGLDQPIYVQYFIWLGNLLQGNLGYSIVNSQPVLQQILERIPATLGLVGTSLVLTLLLSIPLGLVAANYENTWIDKVLNGISYIGISIPIFWFGMILIDVFSIQLGWLPSLGMRTIGVDSFWDMAEHAILPVITLTFQGCAAYYRYVRSNTINQLKEEYVLFGYAKGLSKVQIMGHHVLKNSLLPVITLLGMSLPQVITGAFITESIFSWPGMGSLGINAIFQLDYPVIMAITLFSALLLIIGNLLADLAYMIVDPRIREMG from the coding sequence ATGCTAAAAACAATCATAAAACGCGTATTGCAAATTATTCCGATGCTGTTTATTATCTCGATTATTTCGTTTGCACTTATAAAATTAGCGCCCGGGGATCCCGTGAATTCGTTTGTTACGCCTGATATGAATCCTGATGATGTGGAGCGGATTAGACAGAGCTTAGGGCTGGATCAACCGATTTATGTACAGTATTTTATTTGGCTTGGAAATTTGCTCCAAGGTAATCTTGGTTATTCGATTGTAAACAGCCAACCAGTTTTACAACAAATTTTAGAGAGAATTCCGGCGACACTTGGTTTGGTGGGAACTTCGCTCGTTCTGACGTTATTGTTGTCGATTCCACTTGGTTTGGTTGCGGCGAATTATGAAAATACGTGGATTGATAAAGTGCTAAACGGGATTTCTTATATTGGGATTTCGATTCCGATTTTTTGGTTTGGGATGATTTTAATAGATGTGTTCTCGATTCAATTAGGGTGGCTCCCAAGTCTAGGGATGCGAACGATTGGGGTCGACTCCTTCTGGGATATGGCGGAACATGCGATTTTGCCAGTTATAACGCTGACTTTCCAAGGGTGCGCGGCATATTATCGTTACGTCCGCTCGAATACGATTAACCAATTAAAAGAAGAATATGTTTTATTCGGTTATGCGAAAGGGTTATCCAAAGTACAAATTATGGGGCATCATGTCTTGAAAAATTCCTTGTTGCCAGTCATAACACTACTTGGGATGTCACTTCCGCAAGTCATTACAGGCGCTTTTATTACCGAAAGTATTTTCTCGTGGCCGGGAATGGGGTCGCTTGGAATTAATGCGATTTTCCAACTAGATTATCCAGTTATTATGGCAATTACACTTTTTTCAGCGCTATTATTAATTATTGGGAACTTGCTGGCCGATTTAGCTTATATGATTGTCGATCCACGGATTAGGGAAATGGGGTGA